A single region of the Perognathus longimembris pacificus isolate PPM17 unplaced genomic scaffold, ASM2315922v1 HiC_scaffold_5743, whole genome shotgun sequence genome encodes:
- the LOC125345499 gene encoding PRAME family member 8-like → MAHISSPGFLTDKQTGSPCLGLTNQQPLLIAMDLTIQQDAQDDLQALLLQWAGEKKGRVQLCSRKLQILSGSVSEMQKALRVVRLDSIQELLASQIWRRESMDYFDPYLGQMKSLRLLNFSDMRGDSQSSSLTNCWYWSKLGVHMGQLQQLRELHVHDARFLHGQLPALFRSLRPLQALSLSSCDLQEADLSFLFHSTCARQLQHLRLRSLPRDSFSAEPLRLWLEQVSGTLESLALEHCYITDNQLSAILPSLGQCSQLSSFSFYGNTISMAALLNLLSLTAKLGHLKRGLYPAPLESYCPQRWWHRTIDAERFAQVQAGLVQTLRDMGTTQKVQICTNFCHVVNKCQFYSLEPSGSWVFREGVPPGLSDLPV, encoded by the coding sequence ATggcccacatctccagcccaggcTTCCTGACTGACAAGCAAACTGGCAGCCCATGTTTGGGACTGACTAATCAGCAGCCATTGCTCATCGCCATGGACCTGACCATTCAACAGGATGCCCAGGATGATCTCCAAGCCCTCCTGCTCCAGTGGGCCGGGGAGAAGAAAGGTCGAGTTCAGCTGTGCTCCAGGAAGCTGCAGATTCTGTCTGGCTCCGTCTCTGAAATGCAGAAGGCTCTGCGTGTGGTGAGGCTGGACTCCATCCAGGAGCTGCTGGCGAGTCAAATCTGGCGTCGAGAATCCATGGATTATTTCGATCCCTACCTGGGTCAGATGAAGAGCCTCCGCCTCCTCAACTTCTCTGACATGCGTGGCGATTCCCAAAGTTCCAGCCTCACAAATTGCTGGTACTGGAGCAAATTGGGGGTCCATATGGGACAGCTGCAGCAGCTGCGGGAGCTTCATGTACATGACGCCAGGTTCCTTCATGGACAGCTGCCTGCCCTCTTCAGGAGCCTGCGGCCTCTgcaggccttgtccctgagctcctgcgACCTGCAGGAAGCTGACCTGAGCTTTCTGTTCCACAGCACTTGCGCCAggcagctccagcacctgcgTCTGAGGAGTTTGCCGAGAGACTCCTTCAGTGCGGAGCCCCTGAGACTATGGCTGGAGCAAGTGTCTGGCACCCTGGAGTccctggccctggagcactgTTACATTACTGATAACCAGCTCTCTGCCATCCTCCCCTCCCTGGGCCAGTGCTCCCAGCTCAGCTCtttcagtttctatggaaataCCATCTCCATGGCCGCCCTACTGAACCTCCTGAGCCTCACGGCCAAGCTGGGCCATTTGAAAAGGGGGCTCTATCCTGCCCCCCTGGAGAGCTACTGCCCTCAGAGGTGGTGGCATAGGACCATAGACGCTGAGAGATTTGCCCAGGTTCAGGCTGGTTTGGTGCAGACATTGAGAGACATGGGGACAACTCAGAAAGTCCAGATCTGTACCAACTTCTGTCACGTGGTTAACAAGTGCCAATTCTATAGTCTGGAGCCCAGTGGATCTTGGGTATTCAGAGAGGGGGTTCCTCCCGGCCTTTCTGATCTGCCTGTGTAG